The proteins below are encoded in one region of Silene latifolia isolate original U9 population chromosome 2, ASM4854445v1, whole genome shotgun sequence:
- the LOC141640838 gene encoding uncharacterized protein LOC141640838: MAFCAQWNINLVTSTLGYPKANGQAESSNKVVISCLEKKLKRGKGRWDKELPLVLWADRTTPKTSTCHTPYSLVYGYEAVITAEIHVPTTRCILNTMEENQPLMQDSLTLAEELRDAAKIRIASYQQTIA; this comes from the coding sequence ATGGCCttttgtgcacaatggaatatcaacttGGTGACCTCCACACTAGgctatccaaaagctaacggccaggctgaatccagcaacaaagtggTAATTAGCTGCCTGGAGAAAAAACTAAAGAGAGGAAAAGGCAGATGGGATAAAGAACTCCCTctagtcctctgggctgacagaactacacctaaaacatccacatGCCATACCCCTTACTCCCTAGTCTATGGCTATGAAGCAGTGATCACAGCAGAAATCCATGTACCAACTACCAGGTGCATCCTGAACACCATGGAAGAAAACCAGCCACTAATGCAAGATAGCCTAACCCTAGCTGAAGAGTTGAGAGATGCAGCCAAGATCAGAATAGCCTCCTACCAACAAACAATAGCCTGA